A portion of the Pedobacter cryoconitis genome contains these proteins:
- a CDS encoding glycoside hydrolase family 2 protein, whose protein sequence is MMKKILTGTMLLILSYSANAQQAKWALIKDKIVSPWAEKVNPAAPLPEYPRPQLVRNDNWKNLNGLWEYAIIPKDQQEPAKYQGNILVPFAIESALSGVGKTVGKDSVLWYKNTITMPVAVNGKDVLLHFGAVDWQAEIFVNGKSAGKHEGGFDPFSLNITSLLKKGNKQEIKVRVWDPTDQGPQPRGKQVKKPENIWYTPVTGIWQTVWLEAVPKSYILSTRQTPDIDAHHISVSAAVQNSQPGDQLKISILDGITVVAEEKVAVNATVEIPVKNEKLWSPEHPFLYELKITLLRNGKPVDEIKSYFAMRKISMGPDSKGIQRMLLNNKFVFQYGPLDQGWWPDGLYTAPTEEAMVYDIDELKKMGFNMIRKHIKVEPARYYNYCDKVGMLLWQDMPSGDLGNGWENNPGVLDRATDKNRTAESEGYYRKEWDAIMNSLHNFPSIVVWVPFNEAWGQFKTVEITEWTMKKDPSRLVNSASGGNFYITGHMVDLHNYPHPAMPRPDLFGKDHILVLGEFGGLGLPVDGHTWQQKNNWGYQSFKTPGELFAKYAAFTKRIEELIPLGLSAAVYTQTTDVEGEINGFMTYDRKVIKMPVEDLKRVNGKLYLIPAP, encoded by the coding sequence ATGATGAAGAAAATTCTAACGGGAACAATGCTTTTAATATTAAGCTATTCTGCAAATGCACAGCAGGCAAAATGGGCTTTAATAAAAGACAAAATTGTTTCTCCATGGGCAGAAAAGGTAAACCCAGCTGCCCCTTTGCCGGAATATCCGAGACCGCAGCTTGTGCGTAATGATAACTGGAAAAACCTGAACGGGCTTTGGGAATATGCGATTATACCAAAAGACCAGCAAGAACCTGCTAAATATCAGGGCAATATCCTGGTGCCATTTGCTATAGAATCGGCTTTATCGGGAGTTGGTAAAACCGTAGGTAAAGACAGTGTATTGTGGTATAAAAATACGATTACAATGCCGGTAGCAGTGAACGGTAAAGATGTGTTACTGCATTTTGGAGCAGTTGACTGGCAGGCAGAGATTTTTGTCAACGGCAAAAGTGCAGGTAAACATGAAGGCGGGTTTGATCCTTTTTCTTTGAATATTACCTCATTGCTCAAAAAAGGGAATAAGCAGGAAATTAAAGTGCGGGTATGGGATCCAACCGATCAGGGGCCTCAACCAAGGGGTAAGCAGGTGAAAAAGCCTGAAAATATCTGGTATACTCCGGTAACGGGCATCTGGCAAACGGTTTGGTTGGAAGCTGTGCCAAAATCTTATATTCTATCTACCAGACAAACACCCGATATTGATGCACACCATATTTCTGTAAGTGCGGCAGTTCAAAATAGTCAGCCTGGTGATCAGTTGAAAATCAGTATATTAGATGGTATTACTGTAGTTGCCGAGGAAAAGGTCGCTGTGAATGCTACAGTTGAGATTCCGGTTAAAAATGAAAAGTTATGGTCTCCGGAACATCCGTTTTTATATGAACTGAAGATCACGCTGCTGCGAAATGGGAAGCCTGTAGATGAAATAAAAAGCTATTTCGCTATGCGTAAAATTTCTATGGGGCCGGATTCCAAAGGTATTCAACGGATGTTGCTGAACAACAAATTTGTATTTCAATATGGCCCGCTGGATCAGGGTTGGTGGCCGGATGGTTTATATACAGCACCTACAGAAGAGGCGATGGTATACGATATTGACGAACTCAAAAAAATGGGGTTTAACATGATCCGCAAACATATTAAAGTGGAGCCGGCAAGGTATTACAACTATTGTGACAAAGTTGGAATGTTATTGTGGCAGGATATGCCAAGTGGCGATCTGGGCAATGGATGGGAAAACAATCCTGGAGTATTAGATCGTGCTACAGACAAAAACAGAACAGCTGAATCTGAAGGATATTACCGTAAAGAATGGGATGCGATCATGAACAGCTTACATAATTTCCCTTCAATTGTGGTTTGGGTGCCGTTTAATGAAGCCTGGGGACAATTTAAAACTGTTGAAATTACAGAATGGACGATGAAAAAAGATCCTTCCCGTTTAGTCAATAGTGCAAGCGGCGGTAATTTTTATATCACTGGACATATGGTCGATCTGCACAATTATCCGCATCCGGCTATGCCAAGACCAGATTTATTTGGTAAGGATCATATCCTTGTTTTGGGTGAGTTCGGTGGATTGGGTTTACCAGTTGATGGACATACCTGGCAGCAAAAAAATAACTGGGGTTATCAGTCTTTCAAAACTCCTGGTGAGCTGTTTGCCAAATATGCAGCTTTCACTAAAAGGATAGAGGAATTAATCCCATTAGGGCTGTCGGCTGCGGTATATACGCAGACAACTGACGTAGAAGGTGAAATAAATGGCTTCATGACTTACGATAGGAAAGTAATTAAGATGCCAGTAGAAGATTTGAAACGCGTTAACGGTAAACTTTATTTGATACCTGCTCCTTAA
- a CDS encoding DUF3823 domain-containing protein, producing MKLKPIYILLLFLPVFSCKKDNYKEPSTTLKGRILYNTEEIGLEYDRVPLEFYQTGFGKKGAMTASFAQDGSYSVLFSDGNYKLIIPNGQGPFKWHQNAAGVNDTLAVTVNGNQTLDLQAIPYYLIRNAVYKVSGTDLTATFRADQIITGNTAKNIERINLYVNKTQFVSGSDNIASSELSGGAITDPTALTLKVTVPAIVPVQHYVFARIGVKIEGVEDMVFSPLQKIQL from the coding sequence ATGAAATTAAAACCTATATATATCCTGTTACTTTTCCTTCCGGTTTTCTCCTGTAAAAAGGATAATTATAAGGAGCCCTCCACTACCTTAAAAGGCAGGATCCTTTATAACACTGAAGAAATCGGATTGGAATATGACCGTGTCCCGCTGGAATTTTATCAAACGGGTTTTGGAAAAAAGGGGGCGATGACAGCGAGTTTCGCTCAGGATGGAAGTTATTCGGTGCTTTTTTCTGATGGTAATTATAAACTGATTATCCCTAACGGACAAGGACCTTTTAAATGGCATCAAAATGCAGCTGGTGTCAATGATACTTTAGCAGTGACGGTGAATGGGAATCAGACGCTGGACTTGCAGGCGATTCCTTATTACCTGATCAGGAATGCTGTTTATAAAGTGTCCGGAACTGACCTGACTGCTACATTCCGTGCAGATCAGATTATCACAGGGAATACTGCTAAAAATATTGAACGTATTAATTTATACGTCAATAAAACTCAGTTTGTATCCGGTTCGGACAATATTGCCAGTTCAGAACTATCAGGTGGGGCTATAACTGATCCCACTGCATTAACACTTAAAGTTACTGTCCCGGCAATTGTTCCGGTTCAGCATTATGTTTTCGCACGTATAGGGGTGAAAATAGAAGGAGTCGAGGATATGGTATTTTCGCCTCTTCAAAAAATCCAGTTGTAA
- a CDS encoding RagB/SusD family nutrient uptake outer membrane protein, producing MMKNIYTVLTFAALLLTGACKKDSAFLDVPPKQIIPEEVAFSDPALVLSVLGDLYNRQLDFSSLDGDGWRSFVDFSEAFPSENGSYNIVQRTGWGYGEWGNWDYGYIRDMNLFIKRATAATKLTETDKARFIAEARFLRANFYFELVKRMGGVPLITEPMQYDYSGNVTNLQVPRSKESEIYDFVISEAEAIKDILPKDVNQKSRASKGAALAMEARAALYAGSIAKYGFKTPQVTLPGAEVGIAAGLAGGYYQKALSAAQEIINGQAGAYQLYKVLPDLSDNFAAVFLDKSSVNQESIFIEDFKVNSAKVHGFTTNNQPFSISDEGLDAGRLNPSLNLVQAFEKLDNTYAPIATKDGQGNPVYYTNQLDAFAGRDARLAGTILLPNGAFKGKNVDVWAGYQLADGSILTSDDASHLAKLPGTDVAVQVVGKDGPVNGQEFRSQTGFYIRKYLDPQVGSGRRGRQSDVAFIRYRYAEVLLNAAEAAFELGMGGVADGYINQVRARAGLTKAIQGVTFDQIVHERRVELVFEGHTLFDMKRWRLAHIVWDGSQMSVSQLVSNIGLSTKKNTQPYGLWPYKYYNPGNPNHGKWLFKEVLPTAVTGANMFQMGNYYSNIDNNVLAANPKIVKQPNQ from the coding sequence ATGATGAAGAACATATATACAGTACTCACCTTTGCTGCCCTTTTACTTACCGGGGCTTGTAAAAAAGACAGTGCATTTTTAGATGTACCTCCTAAACAGATCATTCCCGAAGAAGTTGCTTTTTCGGATCCGGCTTTAGTACTTTCTGTTTTAGGGGATTTATATAACCGGCAACTGGATTTTTCAAGTCTGGATGGAGATGGCTGGCGGTCATTCGTTGATTTTAGTGAAGCTTTTCCTTCTGAAAATGGAAGTTATAATATTGTTCAGCGTACAGGCTGGGGTTATGGAGAATGGGGGAACTGGGATTATGGCTATATCCGCGATATGAATCTTTTTATAAAGCGGGCCACTGCAGCGACCAAACTTACCGAAACAGATAAGGCCAGGTTTATTGCGGAAGCCCGTTTTCTCAGAGCTAATTTTTATTTTGAGCTGGTTAAGCGGATGGGGGGAGTGCCCCTGATTACAGAGCCAATGCAATATGATTATTCGGGTAATGTAACTAATTTACAGGTTCCAAGGTCAAAAGAATCGGAGATTTATGATTTTGTGATCAGTGAGGCCGAAGCCATAAAAGATATATTACCAAAAGATGTGAACCAGAAATCGAGAGCATCTAAAGGGGCTGCACTGGCGATGGAAGCACGGGCGGCCTTATATGCAGGGTCTATTGCTAAATATGGTTTTAAAACTCCGCAGGTTACTTTACCAGGTGCTGAAGTGGGGATAGCTGCTGGTTTGGCTGGCGGTTATTACCAAAAAGCCCTCTCAGCAGCACAAGAAATCATCAATGGGCAGGCCGGGGCTTATCAGCTGTATAAAGTTTTACCTGATCTTTCAGATAACTTTGCAGCAGTGTTCCTGGATAAAAGCAGTGTCAATCAGGAATCTATTTTTATTGAAGATTTTAAAGTAAATTCTGCGAAGGTTCATGGTTTTACGACCAATAATCAGCCATTTTCTATTTCTGATGAAGGGCTGGATGCCGGCCGTCTGAACCCTTCTTTAAATCTGGTACAGGCTTTTGAAAAACTGGATAATACTTATGCACCAATTGCTACGAAAGATGGACAAGGCAATCCTGTCTATTACACCAATCAACTGGATGCATTTGCGGGCAGGGATGCCAGGTTAGCAGGGACTATCTTGCTTCCTAACGGGGCTTTCAAAGGTAAGAATGTTGACGTATGGGCTGGTTATCAATTAGCCGATGGTAGTATTTTAACGAGTGATGACGCCAGTCATCTGGCTAAACTACCCGGAACTGATGTTGCTGTGCAGGTAGTCGGGAAAGATGGACCGGTCAACGGACAGGAATTCAGATCACAAACAGGTTTTTATATCCGTAAATATTTAGATCCTCAGGTAGGTTCCGGAAGAAGAGGAAGACAGAGTGATGTCGCTTTTATCCGTTACCGTTATGCAGAGGTTTTATTGAATGCTGCCGAAGCTGCTTTCGAGCTGGGGATGGGTGGTGTTGCCGATGGGTACATTAACCAGGTTCGTGCAAGGGCCGGCTTAACCAAAGCTATACAAGGAGTTACGTTTGATCAGATTGTTCATGAACGCCGGGTAGAGTTGGTTTTTGAAGGCCATACTTTATTTGATATGAAAAGATGGCGTTTAGCGCATATCGTTTGGGACGGAAGTCAAATGTCTGTGAGCCAGTTGGTCAGTAATATCGGGTTGTCTACGAAGAAAAATACCCAGCCTTATGGACTCTGGCCATATAAGTACTACAATCCCGGAAATCCAAATCATGGTAAATGGCTCTTTAAAGAGGTACTGCCTACAGCAGTTACAGGAGCAAACATGTTCCAGATGGGGAATTATTATTCGAATATCGACAATAATGTTTTAGCTGCGAACCCGAAAATTGTTAAACAACCAAACCAGTAG
- a CDS encoding SusC/RagA family TonB-linked outer membrane protein: protein MEKSLPAYCRSVRLKQYMLKAFTFCIFLLLSLTSTAQTSTVSGTVTDDKGQTLIGVTVKIKNTKSGGMSDANGKFKITVLDKNAILVFAYIGYTTQEVPLNGQTELTVKLKDYDNDLQEIVVTGYGSQKRESITGAISSVTSKDIERVHGGSTVSTALAGKIPGVTFRMTDGRPGASASIQIRNMGRPLYVIDGIQQDEAQFNNIAPNDIESISVLKDASAAIYGVRAANGVVVVTTKKGTTGESRINVDAYLGFQNWSRFPDVVRTSYDYMRYKADAEINKNGSTSITPAELEKYKLGTDPAYRSFDWRDYILKSNNNAPQNSVNVNFTGGTDKMSYYVSATNLYQNSVLGKEYEFKRTNIQSNITATVASGLKVGVNINGRIESRENPGVPGTDDYLLARLAVLRNNPLERPYANDNPDYLNDIGHTETNYAFLNKKLSGIYRNDWRVLQTNFNAEYQIPGIKGLVAKAVYSYYVADYVLNNHEYTYNTYTYRPATGAYNITGGSNNPYREREQKKEFATTFQGQLNYNNTFGKHTVGATLVAERINLKHQRNYIHSSPISNNLPLIYFPTADRYDDVDDDEARIGYIARLNYNYNNKYYLEASARRDASYLFAPDKRVGYFPGVSAGWRITEEGFMKNIVGDKKILGDLKFRASYGILGDDRNPNDPNQPIVSPYAYLPGYNYNQGTVILDGNPVIVSRDKGIPLNRISWLKSRTFDVGADFSMFNNKLSGTVDYFYRKRTGLLGGRNDIIIPVELGYKLPDENVNSDAQYGQEISLNYSSKVGQVNFNIGGNFSYTRSENLQSYNPLFFNSWDQYRNSSENRYTNIDWGQVVIGQFTSQEQINNYPVNIDGKGNRTLLPGDLIYKDQNGDGKIDGYDERPIGFGYGKQPNINFGLSFGASYKSFDFHADFSGGAGYTWFQNYETRWAFQNNGNLNSIFEDRWHRADPFDLNSEWIPGKYPANRYNDGGHSNNRNSTFWLHSVKYIRARTIEFGYSLPAAMLAKIKVKRARFYVNGYNLFSIDNMKQYNVDPEVADDNGLQFPQNKVVNVGLNLTF from the coding sequence ATGGAAAAAAGTCTACCTGCTTATTGCAGAAGTGTGCGCTTAAAGCAGTATATGCTTAAAGCTTTTACCTTTTGCATTTTCCTTCTTTTGTCCCTAACCAGTACCGCGCAAACGAGCACTGTCAGTGGAACCGTAACGGACGATAAAGGACAGACACTGATCGGTGTCACAGTAAAAATTAAAAACACAAAAAGCGGCGGAATGTCTGATGCAAACGGAAAATTTAAAATTACCGTTCTGGATAAAAATGCCATTTTAGTATTTGCTTACATCGGATACACTACGCAGGAAGTCCCTTTAAACGGGCAAACTGAACTAACCGTAAAACTAAAAGATTACGACAATGACCTGCAGGAAATTGTGGTTACAGGTTACGGTTCGCAAAAAAGAGAATCAATTACCGGGGCTATTTCTTCTGTAACCAGCAAGGATATAGAGCGGGTACATGGAGGATCAACGGTAAGTACAGCCCTGGCAGGAAAGATTCCCGGGGTTACTTTCCGGATGACAGATGGCCGGCCAGGCGCCAGTGCAAGTATACAAATCCGTAATATGGGGCGTCCGCTTTATGTTATTGACGGAATTCAGCAGGACGAAGCGCAGTTTAACAACATTGCACCGAACGATATTGAAAGTATATCTGTACTAAAAGATGCTTCTGCAGCTATTTATGGCGTACGTGCAGCGAATGGGGTAGTGGTCGTGACGACTAAAAAAGGAACAACTGGTGAAAGCCGGATTAATGTAGACGCTTACCTTGGGTTCCAGAACTGGTCGAGGTTCCCTGATGTAGTGCGTACTTCTTATGATTATATGCGTTATAAGGCAGATGCGGAGATTAACAAGAATGGGAGTACGAGTATCACACCGGCAGAACTGGAGAAATACAAACTCGGGACCGATCCGGCTTATAGGAGTTTTGATTGGCGGGATTATATCCTGAAAAGTAATAACAATGCCCCTCAGAATTCGGTCAATGTGAACTTTACAGGCGGAACGGATAAAATGAGTTATTATGTTTCCGCGACAAATCTGTATCAGAATTCTGTCTTGGGAAAAGAATATGAATTTAAACGAACTAACATCCAATCTAACATTACGGCAACAGTAGCCAGTGGCCTTAAAGTAGGGGTAAACATTAATGGAAGGATTGAAAGCCGTGAGAATCCTGGGGTTCCGGGTACAGATGATTATTTGCTGGCCCGTTTGGCGGTGCTGCGGAACAATCCTTTGGAACGCCCATATGCCAATGATAATCCAGACTATCTGAATGATATCGGGCATACGGAAACCAATTATGCCTTTTTAAACAAGAAACTTTCAGGCATATACCGTAACGACTGGCGTGTTTTACAAACCAATTTCAATGCCGAATACCAGATCCCGGGTATAAAAGGGCTGGTTGCCAAAGCCGTATATTCTTATTATGTAGCTGATTATGTACTTAACAATCATGAGTATACTTATAACACCTATACTTACCGTCCTGCTACTGGTGCTTACAATATTACAGGTGGGAGTAATAACCCATACCGGGAACGGGAGCAGAAAAAAGAATTTGCGACTACTTTTCAGGGTCAGTTAAATTATAACAACACTTTTGGTAAACATACGGTGGGTGCTACGCTGGTTGCAGAAAGGATTAACCTGAAGCATCAGCGGAATTATATACACTCTTCACCAATTTCCAATAACCTGCCTTTAATCTATTTTCCAACTGCCGACAGGTATGATGACGTTGATGATGACGAAGCGCGTATCGGTTATATTGCCAGGTTAAATTATAATTACAACAATAAATATTACCTGGAAGCTTCTGCAAGACGGGATGCCTCTTATTTATTTGCGCCTGATAAACGTGTAGGTTATTTTCCCGGAGTTTCTGCGGGATGGAGAATTACGGAGGAAGGGTTTATGAAAAATATTGTGGGAGATAAAAAGATCCTGGGTGATCTGAAGTTCCGTGCTTCTTATGGGATACTCGGAGATGACCGGAATCCTAATGATCCCAATCAGCCTATTGTATCTCCATATGCCTATCTTCCAGGCTATAACTACAATCAGGGAACAGTTATCCTGGACGGAAACCCGGTGATTGTTTCCAGAGATAAAGGGATTCCTTTAAACAGGATATCTTGGTTGAAGAGCCGGACTTTTGATGTAGGTGCAGATTTCAGTATGTTCAACAATAAGCTATCGGGTACGGTAGACTATTTCTATAGAAAACGTACCGGATTACTGGGTGGAAGAAATGACATCATTATTCCTGTTGAATTGGGTTACAAACTGCCAGATGAAAATGTGAACAGTGACGCGCAGTATGGTCAGGAGATCTCTTTAAATTATAGCAGTAAAGTTGGACAGGTTAACTTTAATATCGGGGGTAATTTCTCCTATACCCGTTCTGAAAACTTGCAATCTTATAACCCATTATTCTTTAATTCCTGGGATCAATACCGCAACTCGTCCGAAAACAGGTATACCAATATCGATTGGGGGCAGGTGGTTATTGGCCAGTTTACTTCTCAGGAACAGATCAACAATTATCCGGTAAATATTGATGGTAAAGGAAACAGGACCCTTTTGCCCGGCGATCTGATCTATAAGGACCAGAATGGAGATGGTAAAATAGATGGGTACGACGAACGGCCAATTGGCTTTGGTTATGGCAAGCAGCCTAATATTAATTTTGGTTTAAGCTTTGGCGCAAGTTATAAATCTTTTGATTTTCACGCAGATTTTTCTGGAGGTGCGGGCTATACCTGGTTCCAGAATTATGAGACCAGGTGGGCCTTTCAGAACAATGGCAACCTGAACAGCATTTTTGAAGACAGGTGGCACAGGGCTGATCCATTTGATTTAAATAGTGAATGGATTCCGGGCAAGTATCCCGCGAACCGGTATAATGATGGTGGACATAGCAACAATCGTAACTCTACATTCTGGCTGCACAGCGTCAAATATATCAGGGCAAGAACGATAGAGTTTGGGTACAGTTTACCAGCTGCAATGCTAGCCAAAATCAAGGTCAAGCGCGCAAGGTTCTATGTGAACGGATACAACCTGTTCTCTATAGATAATATGAAACAGTATAACGTTGACCCGGAAGTTGCGGATGACAATGGTCTTCAATTTCCACAGAATAAGGTGGTTAACGTAGGTCTTAATTTAACCTTTTAA
- a CDS encoding ligand-binding sensor domain-containing protein: MNDTTKLRILTLFFLLLSATVLQAQPYYFKHYQVENALSNNSVFCSTQDRSGFMWMGTKDGLNRFDGYSFKTYRHDPANQKSLGNDKVHSLVSDKPASLWIGTDQGLYHYNAVNESFTLVEETKNMGIAVLTLDHEGKLWILSSGKVYTYNPVQKKFALVLQDKSFTPTYIYCRPNGEILVSSPDGYIARYDKTSETFKTLYLTAKKKPVAIGWISSIEETSDQQLIIGTTNQGIKLFDLKTNVLTDLIVMNKDKTHIFVRAIKKLNDQEYWIGTESGLYIYNHQSRKLVHLQKQNSNPYSLSDNAIYSICRDTEGGMWAGTYFGGMNYYAPQSSIFTKYFPTEQENSISGNDIREICKDQNGNLWIGTEDAGLNKLTPGSGKFNSYFPDGSKQTIAHYNIHGLLADGDKLWIGTFEHGLDVMNINTGLITKHYHMRKGSLLRSDFILSLYKTRAGDLLIATTAGIYTYNRKRDDFDPVPGLPFLFFNTIKEDADGTIWAGTFNDGLFSFGLGNSNYKNYRNIGEDGHSLPNNTVNCIFQDSKKRMWVTTDGGGLSLFDKKTGGFKSYTVKNGMPSNFLFNILEDNQYKLWISSTRGLVSFDPLKKTVKVYTKTDGLLTDQFNYSSSYKDTDGRMYFGSVKGLISFLPNQLHTNAKTAPLFLTGFKIDNTELQPKKEDSVLQQSISYTDQIILNNSQSSFNIDFAALSYFSPEKTEYAYKISGLYNNWQYLKTNRKIYFTKLAPGEYVFEAKAMIQGSKKWSKNNIKLFIVVLPPFWKSPVAWLLYAMLFIGLTALLIRQYHQTIQRKNKRRMEIFEHKKEKEIYQAKIEFFTNVAHEIRTPLTLIKGPMEKMIKAAGEVPAMEKNLKIMDRNTDRLLNLTNQLLDFRKTEVHGFSLNFVKANISEILHDVNLQFLLAAEQKELVYETFLPAEPLYAYIDLEAFYKIMSNLVDNAIKYGKQIVKVTLTVNEQQDQFIVAILNDGNKITPELKHKIFEPFFRTKEAEMKQGTGIGLSIAKSLAELHKGSLKLEDSHSDYNILVATFPIHHMIEFNLKGKWKKI; the protein is encoded by the coding sequence ATGAACGATACAACCAAATTGAGAATTCTAACCTTATTTTTTTTATTGCTGTCTGCTACAGTATTGCAGGCACAGCCGTACTACTTTAAGCACTACCAGGTAGAGAATGCCCTCTCCAACAATAGTGTCTTTTGCAGTACTCAGGACCGTAGTGGTTTTATGTGGATGGGGACAAAAGATGGGCTGAACAGATTTGACGGTTATTCTTTCAAAACCTACCGTCATGACCCTGCGAATCAAAAAAGCCTGGGCAATGACAAGGTACATTCCCTGGTCAGCGACAAACCAGCCAGCTTATGGATAGGCACAGATCAGGGCTTATACCACTACAACGCAGTCAACGAATCTTTTACGCTGGTTGAAGAAACAAAAAATATGGGTATAGCTGTGCTCACGCTCGATCATGAGGGTAAGCTATGGATCCTCTCTTCTGGAAAAGTTTATACGTATAATCCGGTTCAGAAAAAGTTTGCTCTGGTATTGCAGGACAAGTCATTTACACCCACTTATATTTATTGCCGTCCAAATGGCGAAATTCTGGTGAGCAGCCCTGATGGCTATATTGCCAGATACGACAAGACATCCGAGACTTTTAAAACCCTTTATTTAACAGCTAAAAAAAAGCCTGTAGCCATTGGCTGGATCTCCTCAATCGAAGAAACCAGTGATCAGCAGCTCATTATTGGAACCACCAACCAGGGAATCAAATTATTTGATCTTAAAACAAATGTTTTGACAGATCTGATCGTAATGAACAAAGACAAAACCCACATTTTTGTCCGGGCTATAAAAAAGCTGAATGATCAGGAGTATTGGATCGGCACAGAGTCCGGGCTGTATATTTATAACCATCAAAGCAGGAAACTGGTTCACTTGCAAAAGCAAAATAGCAACCCCTATTCCCTATCTGACAACGCTATTTATTCAATTTGCCGCGATACAGAAGGTGGCATGTGGGCCGGAACTTATTTTGGTGGAATGAATTATTATGCTCCCCAATCTTCCATTTTCACCAAATACTTTCCTACGGAACAGGAAAATTCTATCAGCGGAAATGATATCAGGGAAATCTGTAAAGATCAGAACGGTAATTTGTGGATTGGAACCGAAGATGCAGGATTGAATAAATTAACGCCCGGAAGTGGCAAATTCAACTCTTATTTTCCTGATGGCAGTAAACAGACCATCGCCCATTATAACATTCATGGCCTGCTTGCTGATGGCGATAAACTTTGGATCGGTACTTTTGAACATGGGCTGGATGTGATGAACATCAATACAGGTTTAATCACCAAACATTACCATATGCGTAAGGGAAGTTTACTCCGGTCAGATTTCATTTTAAGTTTGTATAAGACCAGGGCTGGTGATCTGCTGATTGCAACTACAGCAGGCATTTATACTTATAACCGCAAAAGAGATGACTTTGATCCTGTTCCTGGTTTACCCTTTCTGTTCTTTAACACGATCAAAGAAGATGCGGACGGAACAATATGGGCAGGTACTTTCAACGATGGATTGTTCAGCTTCGGGCTCGGTAACAGCAATTATAAGAATTACAGGAATATTGGTGAGGATGGTCATAGTCTACCTAACAACACTGTAAACTGTATTTTTCAGGATAGTAAAAAGAGGATGTGGGTGACGACAGATGGTGGTGGCTTATCTCTTTTCGACAAAAAAACAGGTGGTTTTAAATCCTATACTGTAAAAAATGGAATGCCCAGTAATTTCCTTTTTAATATCCTGGAAGATAATCAGTATAAATTATGGATCAGCAGTACCCGCGGATTGGTGAGCTTTGACCCGCTTAAAAAGACTGTTAAGGTTTACACAAAAACTGATGGTTTACTCACCGATCAGTTCAACTATAGCTCTTCTTATAAAGATACTGATGGCAGGATGTATTTCGGAAGTGTAAAAGGCTTGATCAGCTTTCTCCCAAATCAACTACATACCAATGCTAAGACAGCCCCTTTATTTTTAACGGGTTTTAAGATTGACAATACAGAACTACAGCCGAAAAAGGAAGATTCGGTACTCCAGCAATCCATCTCCTACACGGATCAAATTATATTGAATAACAGTCAATCTTCTTTTAATATTGATTTTGCTGCATTAAGTTATTTTTCTCCGGAAAAAACTGAATATGCTTATAAAATAAGCGGGCTATATAACAACTGGCAATACCTAAAGACTAACCGGAAAATATACTTCACAAAACTTGCTCCGGGAGAATATGTATTTGAAGCGAAAGCAATGATCCAGGGCAGTAAAAAATGGAGTAAAAACAACATCAAGCTATTTATTGTTGTACTGCCACCATTTTGGAAAAGTCCGGTTGCCTGGTTACTCTACGCCATGCTCTTTATTGGTTTAACAGCCTTGCTCATCAGACAATACCATCAAACTATCCAGCGTAAAAACAAAAGGCGTATGGAAATCTTTGAACATAAAAAGGAAAAGGAAATTTATCAGGCAAAAATTGAATTCTTTACGAATGTCGCTCACGAGATAAGAACACCGCTTACCTTGATTAAAGGGCCTATGGAAAAAATGATCAAAGCCGCTGGAGAAGTTCCTGCCATGGAGAAAAATCTGAAGATTATGGACCGCAATACTGACCGTTTGCTGAACCTGACTAATCAACTTCTGGATTTCAGAAAAACGGAGGTCCATGGTTTTTCTTTAAACTTTGTTAAAGCAAATATCTCTGAAATCCTCCATGATGTGAATTTACAATTCCTGCTGGCTGCTGAACAGAAAGAGCTTGTTTACGAAACCTTTTTACCCGCAGAACCGCTGTATGCTTATATCGACCTGGAGGCCTTTTATAAAATAATGAGTAATTTGGTGGATAACGCCATTAAATACGGAAAACAGATTGTGAAGGTGACACTGACTGTAAATGAACAACAGGATCAGTTTATTGTGGCTATTCTGAATGATGGAAATAAAATTACACCCGAACTGAAACATAAGATTTTCGAACCTTTTTTCCGGACAAAAGAAGCCGAAATGAAACAGGGAACGGGCATCGGCTTGTCTATTGCAAAATCACTTGCTGAACTACATAAAGGTTCTCTTAAACTAGAAGATAGTCATAGTGATTATAATATACTCGTAGCTACATTCCCTATTCATCACATGATAGAGTTCAACTTAAAAGGAAAATGGAAAAAGATTTAA